A stretch of the Ctenopharyngodon idella isolate HZGC_01 chromosome 14, HZGC01, whole genome shotgun sequence genome encodes the following:
- the lonrf1 gene encoding LON peptidase N-terminal domain and RING finger protein 1, with amino-acid sequence MKESRMDLLECPICLFLMCEPMTMSCGHSFCRRCMGAFLPSRCPTCKERLKQRDAKNIKNNVLLFSVIEKCCPEETKMKCHIQEKLKTSEFTEALRIADEGIEMAPDDVSLKVWRAEACMGLRRFSDALRDLDDLCGVRPNWTEGFFRKGNVLLEMGRKTEALIQFYRCLKQQPDFAPAKNQIKKILEAEGMAVPEEVPRILHVVSEYLQDPCPITSSVSPSCTDGQRYMHNNAEGQSDAGQNETKAKHSTSGECCLSLCQAVSFLPTAEDDEELMMKREEKQNRGVCSVGRESCLSVLTVTDFECPLCIRLFYEPVTTPCGHTFCKNCIERSLDHNLRCPLCKQPLQEYFKNRKYNPTVLLQEIMSRLFPQQLAERKQVHEAEMAELSNLTKDIPIFVCTVAYPGIPCPLHIFEPRYRLMMRRCMETGTKKFGMCSYEHGKGFADYGCMLDILDLDLLPDGRSYVDTVGGSRFRVLRRGQRDGYHTADIEYLEDHKVEGSELELLQRLHDSVYQQAREWYHRLNSRIQEQISRQYGIMPEKEDDIQASANGPAWCWWLLSVLQLDPAYQTTVLSLTSLKDRLGHLRIVLEYFSQS; translated from the exons ATGAAAGAGTCGAGGATGGATCTCCTGGAGTGTCCGATCTGTCTGTTCCTCATGTGCGAGCCCATGACCATGAGCTGCGGTCACTCGTTCTGCAGGAGATGCATGGGCGCTTTCCTGCCCTCGCGATGCCCCACATGCAAAGAGCGATTAAAACAGAGAGATGcgaaaaacatcaaaaacaatGTGTTACTCTTCAGCGTCATTGAGAAATGTTGCCCAGAAGAGACTAAGATGAAATGTCACATTCAGGAGAAGCTGAAAACGAGCGAGTTTACAGAAGCGCTGCGTATTGCGGACGAAGGGATCGAGATGG CCCCTGATGATGTGAGTCTGAAAGTGTGGAGGGCTGAAGCCTGCATGGGCCTTCGTCGCTTTTCTGATGCCCTCCGTGACCTGGATGACCTGTGCGGTGTGCGACCCAATTGGACGGAG GGTTTCTTTCGTAAAGGGAATGTTCTTCTTGAAATGGGCAGAAAGACGGAAGCCCTCATCCAATTCTACCGCTGTCTGAAGCAGCAGCCTGACTTTGCCCCTGCGAAAAACCAGATTAAGAAG ATCTTGGAAGCAGAGGGCATGGCTGTACCGGAAGAAGTTCCACGGATCCTGCATGTTGTGTCTGAGTACTTGCAAGATCCCTGTCCTATCACCAGCTCTGTAAGCCCCTCGTGTACAGATGGTCAGCGCTACATGCACAACAATGCTGAAGGTCAAAGTGATGCCGGACAG AATGAAACTAAAGCGAAGCACAGCACCAGCGGCGAGTGCTGCCTGAGCCTGTGTCAGGCCGTGTCCTTCCTCCCCACTGCTGAGGATGATGAGGAACTGATGATGAAGAGAGAGGAGAAACAGAACAGAG GTGTGTGCAGTGTGGGCAGAGAGTCCTGCCTCAGCGTTCTGACAGTGACGGATTTTGAGTGCCCTCTCTGCATCAG GTTATTCTATGAGCCGGTGACAACACCCTGTGGACATACCTTCTGCAAGAACTGCATTGAGAGAAGTCTGGATCATAATCTACGCTGTCCACTCTGCAAACAACCACTGCAGGAG TATTTTAAGAACAGGAAGTACAACCCCACAGTGCTGCTGCAGGAGATTATGTCCCGCCTCTTCCCCCAGCAGTTGGCTGAGAGGAAACAGGTGCACGAGGCGGAGATGGCAGAACTTTCAAA TTTGACCAAGGACATCCCGATCTTTGTGTGCACGGTGGCATACCCTGGCATCCCTTGCCCGCTGCACATCTTTGAGCCTCGCTACCGTCTGATGATGCGTCGATGTATGGAGACGGGCACCAAAAAGTTTGGCATGTGCAGCTATGAGCATGGCAAAGg CTTCGCAGATTATGGCTGCATGCTGGATATTTTGGATCTGGATTTGCTTCCTGATGGTCGTTCCTATGTGGATACAGTGGGAGGAAGTCGCTTCCGAGTGCTCAGGAGAGGACAGAGAGATGGCTACCACACTGCTGATATTGAGTACCTGGAGGACCATAAG GTTGAAGGCAGTGAGCTTGAATTACTGCAGCGCCTCCATGACAGCGTGTATCAGCAGGCGAGGGAATGGTACCACCGTCTGAACAGCCGCATTCAGGAGCAGATCAGCCGGCAGTACGGCATCATGCCAGAGAAAGAGGACGACATTCAG GCATCTGCTAATGGACCGGCCTGGTGCTGGTGGCTGCTGTCAGTGCTGCAGTTAGATCCAGCCTATCAGACCACTGTTCTGTCTTTGACCTCCCTGAAggacagactgggtcatctacGCATTGTACTAGAATACTTCTCTCAAAGCTAG